In Sphaeramia orbicularis chromosome 5, fSphaOr1.1, whole genome shotgun sequence, a genomic segment contains:
- the LOC115420179 gene encoding macrophage-stimulating protein receptor-like — protein MVTWTALLTLCIWIQTQTALGQFKCPPPHKLVDFTVNYSLPYFQTENPIQNIAVNLDPLQQEVYIGSQNVIEAVDNTFKKIWEVKTGPIGSPDCKTCQVCDIENDPEDPLDTDNEVLLLDPAGFLLPYLYVCGSTQHGICYFINYSEMQPEPRCLYNKNKNSPSNCPDCLASPLGTKISIVEQGQTTNFFVATSVNDRIAQRYPRRSISVMRPLSTEDGFELVTNGLTVLPSLRDSYKIDYIYSFYTKEFVYFLSLQREDPSISNSAFQTHLARLSISIPEVWMYREVVLECRYDPKRRRRRRDSSRDVVFNGLQAAYFGRAGTDLAAELGVDETEDILYGVFAIVDEHGHPQKDSALCAFSLTQVNKAIEKGVEACCKAGTEQLSRGLYHFQPRENCPHESAAGNCTQMPTLVLTPYYRLDLFNREMRDVLFTAVLVTTINNLTLGHFGTSDGRILQVILTLTSPTVYANYSLGETQVSRTAAVSQDSLLFVVGNKMFKVPSAGPGCAHFTTCPSCLMAPRFMNCGWCSGNCSKQHECTSQWNQNTCAPVITEFYPKIVPAGGQTELTLCGREFQSHQRPPVISDRTHTIIVGSGSVCAVTSWKSNSQVLVCNIQEKTPHQNLNITLQVHEGIMHGVYSVEGKAQISGLSFVVPNITEITPDFGPVFGGTLVTLTGNYLNSGIQRDVLIDGKKCVIQSASKGSGAVSSIVCQTAAVPGVRKAPVNVTIDSLQVTSTKKFSYKTNPVIKSVHPHCGFKSGSSVWIVGENLDSAHHTVVNYTSRYLLLQNSVPLQKVCEGTANATHMECRTPAFPEEMLEEKFVSGEISIHMDGKSNLWKSRFDYHSDANPIPFEHENNVLFLKPGDNEVSLHHHKLNTVSSCMKITMTIGGVDCNVQVLSNELTCRIPKGFVIPSEGVPVEVSVNGKVYNVGTVVLDDGNNNTVIVGIVLGIIAALVVGASLALLVMIHLRKKKRANIESRLSTVLSQNRFGANSDISPTGDYRRVQLLSQTSGSGGIAFQGLLYAAASQDHLSVPLMPRDSISLVSLSSELLEEVKDVLIPADMLRIEADQIIGKGHFGTVYHGYLIDSNKQETHCAVKSLNRITDVGEVDQFLREGIIMKAFHHPNILSLLGIMLPKEGLPLVVLPYMKHGDVRHFIRSEKRNPTVKDLIGFGLQVAKGMEYLAQKKFVHRDLAARNCMLDETFTVKVADFGMARDIYDKEYYSIRDHKRVKLPVKWMAIESLQTQKFTTKSDVWSYGILMWELLTRGASPYPNVDPYDITHFLLMGRRLPQPQFCPDTLYSIMLACWDPEPEHRPTFHSLVRKVDHILSCLEGEHYINLKVTYINLDQPRPYPSLSGSADEAEASDSDTDGHSAS, from the exons ATGGTCACGTGGACCGCCTTGCTGACATTATGCATATGGATACAAACACAGACTGCATTGGGACAGTTCAAATGTCCTCCTCCACACAAGCTGGTggatttcactgtaaattattcCCTCCCCTACTTCCAAACAGAAAATCCCATACAAAACATAGCTGTGAACTTGGACCCACTGCAGCAAGAGGTGTACATTGGATCCCAGAATGTCATCGAAGCTGTTGATAACACCTTCAAAAAAATATGGGAGGTGAAAACTGGACCTATTGGCAGTCCTGACTGTAAAACCTGCCAGGTGTGCGATATAGAAAATGACCCTGAGGATCCACTGGATACAGACAATGAGGTTCTGCTATTGGATCCAGCTGGATTTCTCCTCCCTTATCTGTATGTTTGTGGAAGTACTCAGCATGGGATCTGTTACTTCATCAACTACAGTGAAATGCAGCCTGAGCCGCGGTGTTTATATAACAAAAACAAGAACTCTCCATCTAATTGTCCTGACTGTCTAGCCAGTCCACTTGGCACCAAAATCAGCATTGTTGAACAGGGACAAACAACAAATTTCTTTGTAGCCACCTCTGTCAATGACAGAATAGCACAGCGGTATCCAAGGAGATCAATATCAGTGATGAGGCCACTTTCAACTGAAGACGGTTTTGAATTGGTTACAAATGGACTAACAGTGCTCCCCAGTCTGCGAGACTCATACAAAATCGATTACATCTACAGTTTCTATACCAAGGAGTTTGTCTACTTCCTGTCCCTGCAAAGGGAGGATCCTTCCATAAGTAATTCAGCCTTTCAGACTCACCTGGCACGACTGTCAATATCAATTCCAGAAGTGTGGATGTACAGGGAGGTGGTCCTGGAGTGTCGGTATGATCCAAAGCGGAGGAGGAGGCGCAGGGACAGTTCCAGGGATGTTGTGTTTAATGGGCTTCAGGCCGCCTACTTTGGGCGAGCTGGGACAGACCTGGCAGCTGAGCTGGGGGTTGATGAGACAGAGGATATACTTTATGGAGTGTTTGCAATAGTGGATGAGCATGGACATCCCCAAAAAGACTCAGCTCTTTGTGCCTTCTCTTTGACACAAGTAAACAAGGCCATTGAAAAAGGCGTTGAGGCCTGCTGCAAGGCAGGCACCGAGCAGCTGTCCAGGGGACTGTACCATTTCCAGCCACGTGAGAACTGCCCACATGAA AGTGCTGCGGGTAACTGCACTCAAATGCCCACTTTGGTGTTAACGCCgtactacagactggacctgtttAACAGAGAGATGAGAGATGTCCTGTTCACTGCTGTCCTGGTCACCACTATCAACAACCTCACACTGGGGCACTTCGGCACCTCGGATGGGAGAATACTGCAG GTGATTCTGACACTGACAAGTCCAACTGTTTATGCAAACTATTCTTTGGGGGAAACCCAAGTATCCAGGACAGCAGCAGTCTCACAGGATTCACTTCTTTTTGTTGTGGGGAATAAG ATGTTCAAGGTGccctctgcaggaccagggtgtGCACATTTTACCACATGTCCATCATGTTTAATGGCGCCGCGCTTCATGAATTGTGGCTGGTGTTCTGGAAACTGCTCAAAGCAGCATGAGTGTACCTCACAGTGGAACCAAAATACCTGTGCACCGGTCATTACAGAG ttttatccaAAAATTGTACCAGCTGGTGGACAAACAGAACTGACGCTGTGTGGTAGAGAGTTCCAGTCTCATCAGCGACCTCCAGTCATCAGTGATAGAACTCACACCATCATAGTGGGCTCTGGGAGCGTCTGTGCGGTCACGTCTTGGAAGAGCAATAGCCAAGT GCTTGTTTGCAATATTCAGGAAAAAACCCCACACCAGAACCTAAACATCACTCTTCAAGTGCATGAGGGGATAATGCACGGCGTCTACTCAGTTGAAGGCAAAGCTCAAATATCTGGCCTCTCTTTTGTG GTGCCTAATATAACAGAAATCACCCCAGACTTTGGACCTGTGTTTGGAGGAACACTGGTTACACTAACAGGCAACTATCTGAACAGTGGGATTCAGAGGGATGTCTTAATTGATGGCAAAAAGTGTGTCATTCAGAG TGCCTCCAAGGGAAGTGGTGCCGTGTCTTCTATTGTTTGCCAAACAGCAGCTGTACCAGGTGTCAGAAAGGCACCGGTGAATGTGACCATTGACAGCCTCCAAGTGACCAGCACGAAGAAGTTTTCCTACAAGACAAACCCTGTTATCAAGTCTGTACATCCTCACTGTGGTTTTAAAAG TGGATCCAGTGTGTGGATTGTGGGTGAGAACCTTGACTCCGCCCACCATACGGTTGTTAACTATACTTCCAGATATCTCTTACTGCAGAACTCTGTCCCTCTTCAAAag GTCTGTGAGGGTACAGCTAATGCCACTCATATGGAGTGCAGGACTCCTGCTTTTCCTGAGGAAATGTTAGAAGAAAAGTTTGTGTCTGGAGAGATTTCTATTCACATGGATGGAAAAAGCAACCTGTGGAAGAGTCGGTTTGATTATCACTCTGATGCCAATCCTATTCCCTTTGAACATGAAAACAATGTGTTGTTTCTAAAACCAGGAGACAACGAAGTTTCATTACAT CATCACAAACTTAATACAGTGAGTTCATGTATGAAGATCACAATGACCATCGGGGGTGTGGACTGTAACGTCCAGGTTCTGTCCAATGAGCTGACCTGCAGGATTCCTAAAGGTTTCGTTATTCCCAGTGAAGGCGTGCCTGTTGAG GTGTCTGTGAATGGAAAAGTTTATAATGTAGGCACAGTGGTTCTGGATGATGGCAACAACAACACAGTCATTGTAGGCATTGTCCTGGGCATCATCGCAGCATTGGTAGTAGGCGCGAGCCTCGCATTACTTGTGATGATTCACCTAAGGAAGAAAAAGAGAG CCAACATAGAGAGTCGTTTATCAACAGTGCTTTCCCAGAACCGCTTTGGCGCTAATTCAGATATATCCCCAACGGGCGATTACAGACGGG TGCAACTACTCAGTCAAACCTCAGGCTCAGGAGGAATAGCATTCCAAGGTTTATTATACGCTGCTGCCAGTCAAGACCACCTGTCTGTTCCTTTAATGCCACGAGATAGTATCTCACTGGTCAGCCTAAGCTCTGAACTTCTTGAAGAGGTCAAAGATGTGCTGATTCCTGCAGACATGCTTAGAATTGAGGCTGACCAGATTATTGGCAAAG GACACTTTGGCACAGTTTATCATGGATACTTAATAGACAGCAATAAACAAGAGACCCACTGTGCTGTTAAATCCCTGAACA GAATCACGGATGTAGGGGAGGTGGACCAGTTCTTAAGGGAGGGAATCATCATGAAAGCATTCCACCACCCCAACATACTGTCTCTGCTGGGGATCATGCTCCCCAAAGAAGGACTCCCTCTGGTGGTTCTGCCTTATATGAAACATGGGGATGTGCGTCATTTCATCCGCTCGGAGAAAAGG aaTCCAACAGTGAAAGACCTGATTGGCTTTGGGCTTCAGGTTGCAAAGGGCATGGAGTATTTAGCCCAGAAGAAGTTCGTGCACAGAGACTTGGCTGCACGTAACTGCAT GCTGGATGAAACCTTCACAGTAAAAGTAGCTGACTTTGGCATGGCAAGGGACATCTATGACAAAGAATATTACAGCATTCGAGATCACAAAAGAGTGAAGTTACCTGTGAAGTGGATGGCCATTGAAAGTCTGCAGACGCAGAAGTTTACTACCAAGTCTGATGTG TGGTCCTACGGTATATTGATGTGGGAGCTGCTGACTAGAGGGGCTAGTCCATATCCAAATGTGGACCCATACGACATCACCCACTTCTTGTTGATGGGACGTCGACTTCCCCAGCCACAGTTTTGCCCAGATACGCT CTATTCGATCATGTTGGCATGTTGGGACCCAGAGCCTGAACACAGGCCTACTTTTCACAGCCTGGTCAGAAAAGTAGATCACATCCTGTCTTGTCTTGAGGGTGAACACTATATCAATCTGAAAGTTACATACATCAACTTGGACCAGCCAAGGCCTTACCCTTCCCTCAGCGGATCTGCAGACGAGGCCGAGGCCTCAGACTCGGACACAGATGGACATAGTGCCAGCTGA